The Thalassotalea agarivorans region CCGACATTCTCAATTCCAGCTGTGCCGTTTAATCTTGAAACGCTTTACATTATTTTCCCATTCGCGCTTGTACTCGCCGCGATTGGTTTAATCGAATCATTATTAACCTTAACGCTAATCGACGAGCTAACCAATACACGTGGTCGTGGTAACAAAGAATGTGTTGCACAAGGTATGGCAAATACGGCGAGCGGATTCTTTGGCGCTATGGGTGGTTGTGCGATGATCGGACAATCAATGATTAATGTAAATTCTGGTGGCCGAGGCAGAGCGTCTGGTATTACAGCTGCACTAGCATTACTTGCCTTTATTCTATTCGCGTCACAATGGATCGAAATAATCCCATTAGCGGCGCTAGTTGGTGTTATGTTTATCGTTGTTATTGGTACCTTTGAATGGTCTAGTTTCCGCATTATGCGCAAAGTACCGAAAGCAGACGCATTCGTTATTGTGCTAGTGTCTGGTGTAACGGTTGCCACTGACCTAGCGGTAGCGGTTGTGGTTGGTGTTATTGTGTCAGCGCTAGTCTTTGCATGGGAGCATGCTAAGCACGTTATCGTTGAGCGCAGCAAAAATGATCAAGGTTCAACGGTTTATCAGGTTAATGGTCCATTGTTCTTTGGTAGTGTTACCCACTTTTTAGATCAGTTTGATATGGATAACGACAGTGACGATGTGATTGTTGATTTCAAAAACTCTCGCGTTGCTGATCACTCGGCGATTGAAGCCATTGATACATTAGCAGAGCGCTACACTGGCCGCGGCAAAACCCTGCACTTGGTGCACTTAAACCAAGAGTGTAAGCAGTTATTAGCGAAAGCGGGCGACCTAGTAGAAGTGAATGTGATAGAAGATCCAAACTATCATGTGGCAACAGACA contains the following coding sequences:
- a CDS encoding SulP family inorganic anion transporter, whose product is MFELKASRVGNLKNDVLSGLTVALALVPEAVAFAFVAGVEPLVGLYAAFMVGLITSVFGGRPGMISGATGAMAVVMVSLVALHGVEYLFATVVLTGILQILAGIFGLGKFIRLVPHPVMLGFVNGLAIVIFLAQLGQFKVMDDGGNLVWMQGSQLFTMAGLIALTMAIIFFLPKLTRAVPSSLVAIVVVTVLAISMDLDARNVVDYVKDMTGNPEATIAGGLPTFSIPAVPFNLETLYIIFPFALVLAAIGLIESLLTLTLIDELTNTRGRGNKECVAQGMANTASGFFGAMGGCAMIGQSMINVNSGGRGRASGITAALALLAFILFASQWIEIIPLAALVGVMFIVVIGTFEWSSFRIMRKVPKADAFVIVLVSGVTVATDLAVAVVVGVIVSALVFAWEHAKHVIVERSKNDQGSTVYQVNGPLFFGSVTHFLDQFDMDNDSDDVIVDFKNSRVADHSAIEAIDTLAERYTGRGKTLHLVHLNQECKQLLAKAGDLVEVNVIEDPNYHVATDKLA